One genomic window of Polyangium aurulentum includes the following:
- a CDS encoding VWA domain-containing protein → MSAPLIHLSLSLDVRGLLPGVPTRAHLVADIRAAAGGIERERPPLSVVFAVDVSGSMTGPPIEQVAASIDRVVGLLEPHDRVGVAVFSDGASEVVPLVPLDADAKRLISSRVHRLVANGWTNMESGMLRAAKMMPQRGRHERQVILLLSDGAPNKGKAAPAELAEIARSFRPDIALSTLGYGAHHNEDVLARIAEAGAGRYHFIADPAVCEMAFAQAIGVQGDAVAEAISLQIFPAPGVEITRFFGAPDVRFGAGGLKLAIADLLDGSRHVTVAEVELKPPREPGPWQALRASLAYRRAGEREEHSAEALLSIPVGPGWEGPHFEARERVLIAQADEARAEARKHADRGQFEGAAAVLRRMIGLIEREPGFVRNDGSPLAETLEQLVDEAVAMERKPNREAYAAFRKAQVHTPLASSEPPDSSSAPMSSMMVASVAGVLPRASLVIISGERKGERYRLDGADLIIGRTSAAQICIADANISRQHARITAQRGRFFVADLGSTNTTRLNGHDLVKPTPLSPGDVLLVGSIELRYEEDGKR, encoded by the coding sequence GTGAGCGCGCCCCTCATCCACCTGTCGCTTTCGCTCGATGTGCGCGGGCTCCTCCCCGGCGTCCCGACCCGCGCCCACCTGGTCGCGGACATTCGCGCGGCCGCTGGCGGTATCGAACGAGAAAGGCCGCCCTTGTCGGTGGTCTTCGCCGTCGACGTCTCCGGCTCGATGACCGGGCCTCCGATCGAGCAGGTCGCGGCGTCGATCGACCGGGTGGTGGGGCTGCTCGAGCCTCATGATCGGGTGGGCGTCGCCGTGTTCTCCGACGGCGCGAGCGAGGTCGTGCCGCTCGTCCCGCTCGACGCGGACGCAAAGAGGCTCATCTCCTCGCGCGTCCACCGCCTCGTGGCCAATGGCTGGACCAACATGGAGAGCGGAATGCTTCGCGCGGCCAAGATGATGCCGCAGCGCGGCAGGCACGAGCGGCAGGTGATCCTGCTCCTCAGCGACGGCGCGCCCAACAAGGGAAAGGCGGCGCCGGCCGAGCTGGCGGAGATAGCGCGCTCCTTCCGGCCCGATATCGCCCTCTCGACGCTCGGGTACGGGGCGCACCATAACGAAGACGTGCTCGCGCGCATCGCCGAGGCGGGGGCGGGGCGATATCATTTCATCGCCGATCCTGCGGTGTGCGAGATGGCGTTCGCGCAGGCGATCGGGGTGCAGGGCGACGCGGTGGCCGAGGCGATCTCGCTTCAGATCTTCCCCGCGCCCGGCGTGGAGATCACGCGGTTCTTCGGCGCGCCCGACGTGCGCTTCGGCGCGGGCGGGCTCAAGCTCGCCATTGCGGATCTGCTCGACGGCTCGCGTCACGTGACCGTGGCCGAGGTCGAATTGAAGCCGCCCCGCGAGCCCGGGCCCTGGCAAGCGCTGCGCGCCTCGCTCGCGTACCGCAGGGCCGGCGAGCGCGAGGAGCACTCGGCCGAGGCTTTGCTCTCGATCCCGGTGGGCCCGGGCTGGGAGGGCCCCCATTTCGAGGCGCGCGAACGCGTGCTCATCGCGCAGGCCGACGAGGCCCGCGCCGAGGCGCGCAAGCACGCCGATCGGGGTCAGTTCGAGGGCGCGGCCGCGGTGTTGCGCCGCATGATCGGGCTCATCGAGCGCGAGCCTGGATTCGTGCGCAATGACGGCTCACCCCTCGCCGAGACGCTCGAGCAGCTCGTCGACGAGGCGGTCGCGATGGAGCGCAAGCCGAACCGCGAGGCTTATGCGGCGTTCCGCAAGGCGCAGGTCCACACGCCGCTCGCGTCGAGCGAACCGCCGGACTCGTCGAGCGCGCCGATGAGCTCGATGATGGTCGCCAGCGTGGCCGGCGTGCTCCCCAGAGCGTCGCTCGTGATCATCAGCGGCGAACGCAAGGGCGAGCGATATCGGCTCGACGGCGCGGATCTGATCATCGGCCGGACGAGCGCGGCGCAGATCTGCATCGCGGACGCCAACATCTCGCGGCAGCACGCGCGGATCACGGCCCAGCGCGGCCGGTTTTTCGTAGCAGACCTCGGCAGCACCAACACGACGCGCCTCAACGGTCACGACCTCGTCAAGCCCACGCCGCTCTCGCCGGGCGACGTGCTCCTGGTGGGCAGCATCGAGCTGCGCTACGAGGAGGACGGCAAGCGCTGA
- a CDS encoding alpha/beta hydrolase family protein, producing MRRALPPLLAALLLSACSDPAAMTPPLPSVTALYGPTPSAMLSPFPSDRYTSPDAASPTGRRVHIGPDNASDPLVTSFQTTVDLLNEMDGFSTAGGVVVNFSGPIDARELALVPDAEPPLLGPVRDAIEYTKPESPLLLVDVDPASPDRGKAVGIVPRYFPQEADGVLPDDYTLIAQPAVPLRPATRYLFVVTESLRAASGGEVVRSEETERLLNGSDAYAEEVSAGLDELEKSIGVPRDRVRLATVFTTATVRAGIEAMAETARAAPPPALLSGWEVERPQQPDGRVRFRAVYEAPEYRGESGKWAFAEGKPVLQKKAGLEVFLAFSDGTQSGKRPVVIYGHGLGGDKDGSWGTADRLREIHARGAAVVAIDSPEHGSRAKDPDQSELLAAFNFFGIDSGTGEFDIGKGRDNFRQMASDQLELVRLVNELGALDLLPAGAPDGQPDLDVSRILYIGHSFGSVQGPTVMAIAPEIRQAVWNVGGDSLMMLLRDSGTFGLLADAMKPPGTPDGGLARFFSVTQAIVDPGDPINHARFGAQEPLGGVSGWTPRDVLLQVVMNDTIVPNSTSEALARAMGMTLMSPLLPVSGLPDAEGPLVGNGPMGSTLVMSQFDKIEGDKLAQHGELIFAPEARTQYVHFFKSGLEGAHAEALPPY from the coding sequence GTGCGCCGCGCCCTCCCGCCCCTCCTCGCCGCCCTGCTCCTGTCGGCTTGCAGCGATCCGGCTGCAATGACGCCGCCCCTCCCCTCGGTCACCGCGCTCTACGGCCCCACCCCGAGCGCGATGCTCTCGCCTTTCCCCTCGGACCGCTACACGAGCCCCGACGCGGCCTCACCGACGGGCCGGCGCGTGCACATCGGGCCCGACAACGCCAGCGATCCGCTCGTCACTTCGTTCCAGACCACCGTCGACCTCCTGAACGAGATGGACGGGTTCTCCACCGCGGGCGGGGTGGTCGTCAATTTCAGCGGCCCCATCGACGCGCGCGAGCTGGCCCTCGTCCCCGACGCCGAGCCGCCGCTCCTCGGGCCCGTGCGCGACGCGATCGAATACACGAAGCCGGAATCGCCGCTCTTGCTCGTGGACGTCGATCCCGCCTCGCCCGATCGAGGCAAGGCGGTGGGGATCGTCCCGCGGTATTTTCCGCAGGAGGCAGACGGCGTCCTGCCCGACGATTACACGCTCATCGCCCAGCCCGCCGTCCCGCTGCGGCCTGCGACGCGATATCTCTTCGTCGTCACCGAATCTCTTCGCGCCGCGAGCGGGGGCGAGGTGGTGCGGTCAGAGGAGACGGAACGGCTCCTCAATGGCTCGGACGCGTACGCCGAGGAGGTCTCCGCGGGGCTCGACGAGCTGGAAAAAAGCATCGGCGTCCCGCGCGATCGCGTGAGGCTCGCAACGGTGTTCACCACGGCGACGGTGCGCGCGGGAATCGAGGCCATGGCCGAGACGGCCCGCGCTGCGCCGCCGCCCGCGCTCCTCTCGGGCTGGGAGGTCGAGCGGCCCCAGCAGCCCGACGGCCGGGTGCGCTTCCGCGCCGTGTACGAGGCGCCCGAATACCGCGGGGAGAGCGGGAAATGGGCGTTCGCCGAGGGAAAGCCCGTCCTGCAGAAGAAGGCGGGGCTCGAGGTGTTCCTCGCGTTCTCCGACGGGACGCAATCGGGCAAGCGTCCTGTGGTCATTTACGGGCACGGGCTCGGGGGTGACAAGGACGGGTCGTGGGGCACGGCGGACAGGCTGCGCGAGATTCACGCGCGCGGCGCGGCCGTGGTCGCGATCGATTCGCCCGAGCACGGCTCGCGGGCCAAGGATCCGGATCAGAGCGAGCTGCTCGCCGCATTCAATTTCTTCGGCATCGACAGCGGCACCGGAGAGTTCGATATCGGCAAGGGGCGTGACAACTTCCGGCAGATGGCGTCGGATCAGCTCGAGCTGGTGCGGCTCGTGAACGAGCTCGGCGCGCTCGATCTGCTCCCCGCGGGCGCGCCCGACGGGCAGCCGGACCTCGATGTCTCGCGCATCCTTTACATCGGCCACTCGTTCGGGTCGGTGCAGGGCCCGACGGTCATGGCGATTGCGCCCGAGATCCGGCAGGCCGTGTGGAACGTCGGGGGCGATTCGCTGATGATGCTCCTGCGCGACTCGGGTACGTTCGGGCTGCTCGCCGACGCGATGAAGCCGCCGGGCACGCCGGACGGGGGGCTCGCGCGCTTCTTTTCCGTGACGCAGGCGATCGTGGACCCGGGCGATCCGATCAACCACGCTCGGTTCGGCGCCCAGGAGCCCCTGGGAGGCGTGAGCGGCTGGACCCCGCGGGACGTGCTATTGCAGGTCGTCATGAACGACACCATCGTGCCCAATTCGACGAGCGAGGCGCTCGCCCGCGCGATGGGCATGACATTGATGAGCCCGCTCTTGCCGGTGAGCGGGCTGCCGGACGCGGAGGGGCCGCTCGTGGGGAACGGGCCGATGGGGTCGACGCTGGTGATGTCGCAGTTCGACAAGATCGAGGGGGACAAACTCGCCCAGCACGGCGAGCTGATCTTCGCCCCCGAGGCGCGCACGCAGTACGTGCACTTTTTCAAGAGCGGGCTCGAGGGAGCCCACGCAGAGGCCCTGCCACCGTATTGA
- a CDS encoding HAD-IG family 5'-nucleotidase — MTSFDGLPGQPARERGIFCNRTLNMRSIKAIGYDMDYTLIHYHTTEWERRAYEHLKTRLAARGFPVEDLAFNPELVIRGLIIDVELGNLLKVNRFGYVKRATHGTAPLDFETQRNTYSRTIIDLSEPRFVFLNTLFSLSEACMYAQLVDLLEAGMLPAGTGYEELYRRVKSGLDEAHMEGHLKAEIIADPDRFVVLDPEAPLALLDQQKAGKKLLLITNSEWSYTDAMMTYAFDRFLPDGMSWRHLFDLVIVQARKPEFFMQKSPLFEVVNEEGLLRPWIGAMREGGRYLGGDASQVERSLGISGDEILYVGDHIWGDVRVSKSVLRWRTALILRELEDEITASYAARLDEARITALMEEKEKLELASCQLRLMAQRQKNGYGVTKDAPTDGEAYTRLAEIKQKLTELDERIGPLAKAAGEVSNPNWGLLMRTGNDKSHLARQIERSADIYTSRVSNFMAHTPYFYFRSRRGTLPHDPSSEVPSPDPGP; from the coding sequence ATGACGAGCTTCGACGGCCTGCCCGGACAACCCGCCCGCGAGCGGGGCATCTTCTGCAACCGGACGCTGAACATGCGGTCGATCAAGGCGATCGGCTATGACATGGACTACACGCTGATCCACTACCACACGACGGAGTGGGAGCGGCGCGCGTACGAGCACCTGAAGACGCGGCTCGCGGCGAGGGGCTTTCCGGTCGAAGATCTCGCGTTCAATCCGGAGCTGGTGATTCGAGGGCTCATCATCGACGTCGAGCTCGGCAACCTGCTCAAGGTGAACCGCTTCGGCTACGTCAAGCGCGCGACCCACGGCACGGCCCCGCTCGATTTCGAGACGCAGCGCAACACCTATTCGCGCACCATCATCGACCTCTCCGAGCCGCGGTTCGTCTTTTTGAACACGCTCTTTTCGCTCTCCGAGGCGTGCATGTACGCGCAGCTCGTCGACCTGCTCGAGGCGGGGATGCTGCCGGCGGGGACGGGGTACGAGGAGCTTTATCGCAGGGTGAAGAGCGGGCTCGACGAGGCGCACATGGAGGGGCACCTGAAGGCCGAGATCATCGCCGATCCGGACCGATTCGTGGTGCTCGACCCCGAGGCGCCGCTCGCGCTGCTCGACCAGCAGAAGGCGGGCAAGAAGCTGCTTTTGATCACGAACTCGGAGTGGAGCTACACGGACGCGATGATGACCTACGCGTTCGACAGGTTCCTGCCCGACGGGATGTCGTGGCGGCACCTGTTCGACCTCGTCATCGTGCAGGCGCGCAAGCCCGAGTTCTTCATGCAAAAGTCGCCGCTCTTCGAGGTCGTGAACGAGGAGGGGCTCCTGCGGCCTTGGATCGGCGCAATGCGCGAGGGCGGGCGTTATCTCGGTGGCGACGCGAGCCAGGTGGAGCGCTCGCTCGGCATCTCGGGGGACGAGATCCTCTACGTGGGCGACCACATCTGGGGCGACGTGCGGGTATCGAAGAGCGTCTTGCGCTGGCGCACCGCGCTCATCCTGCGCGAGCTGGAGGACGAGATCACGGCCTCGTACGCCGCGCGGCTCGACGAGGCGCGCATCACGGCGCTGATGGAGGAGAAGGAGAAGCTCGAGCTCGCCTCCTGCCAGCTAAGGCTCATGGCCCAGCGGCAGAAGAATGGCTATGGCGTGACGAAGGACGCGCCGACGGACGGCGAGGCTTACACGCGGCTGGCCGAGATCAAGCAAAAGCTCACCGAGCTCGACGAGCGCATCGGGCCGCTCGCGAAGGCCGCTGGCGAGGTGTCGAATCCGAACTGGGGGCTGCTCATGCGGACAGGCAACGACAAGAGCCACCTCGCGCGGCAGATCGAGCGCTCGGCCGATATCTACACCTCGCGCGTGTCCAACTTCATGGCGCACACGCCGTATTTCTATTTCCGCTCGCGGCGCGGCACGCTCCCGCACGACCCGTCGAGCGAGGTGCCGAGCCCGGATCCGGGGCCGTGA
- a CDS encoding FkbM family methyltransferase: protein MKTLAKDLVRSLGARVISRVGAVPVVGPALRSLARGYPEGSVVTIKSGHAAGMRWKRHHRYVNGYWVGNYEYPIQELFARHLGPGDVFYDIGANAGFFTLLAARRVGPSGRVYAFEPVPDNLASVREQIEVNRLEHAEAVGAAVGRSAGRLALRYSPGASAMARLAHVGKAQPDETTLDVEVVCLDDFLKDHRAPTMMKIDVEGAEGEVLEGARSALEKGPKLLIEVHGRACGEAVVGILRPLGYEFERVDGSRPERPEDEPHLLALRR from the coding sequence GTGAAGACCCTCGCCAAAGACCTCGTGCGCAGCCTCGGCGCGCGCGTCATCAGCCGCGTGGGCGCCGTGCCCGTCGTCGGGCCTGCCCTGCGCTCCCTCGCCCGCGGCTATCCCGAGGGCTCGGTGGTCACCATCAAGAGCGGCCACGCCGCGGGCATGCGCTGGAAGCGGCACCATCGCTACGTCAACGGATACTGGGTCGGCAATTACGAGTATCCCATCCAGGAGCTGTTCGCGCGCCACCTCGGCCCGGGCGACGTCTTCTACGACATCGGCGCGAACGCGGGCTTCTTCACCCTCCTCGCCGCCCGCCGCGTGGGTCCCTCGGGGCGCGTGTACGCATTCGAGCCCGTCCCCGACAACCTCGCCTCGGTGCGCGAGCAGATCGAGGTCAATCGCCTCGAGCACGCGGAGGCAGTCGGCGCCGCGGTGGGCCGCTCCGCGGGGCGCCTCGCCCTTCGCTATTCGCCCGGGGCGAGCGCCATGGCCCGCCTCGCCCACGTCGGAAAGGCCCAGCCCGACGAGACGACGCTCGACGTCGAGGTGGTTTGCCTGGACGATTTTCTAAAGGACCACCGCGCCCCCACGATGATGAAGATCGACGTCGAGGGCGCCGAGGGCGAGGTGCTCGAGGGCGCGCGCTCGGCGCTCGAAAAGGGCCCCAAGCTCCTCATCGAGGTGCACGGGCGGGCCTGCGGCGAGGCCGTGGTCGGCATCCTGCGCCCGCTCGGCTACGAATTCGAGCGCGTCGACGGCTCGCGCCCCGAGCGCCCCGAGGACGAGCCGCACCTGCTCGCGTTGCGACGCTGA
- a CDS encoding MBL fold metallo-hydrolase, protein MNTKTMLALLFGVALSAVACGDDTNNNNDPTGNATSNTGGNGGNGGAGGAGGAGGASALEVQTYVSEEGASVDSHLIVGATEAILVDGQFFTAGALKAVDMIKASGKTLTTVFLTHAHPDHYVGMEVIRSAFPNAKFVTSAAVLTDYQAKSQPTFEFLKGMLGNAIPDKLVTFEAAAGALLTVDGHPINIIDVPDAGESEKAAILEIADMKAAFAGDLVYNKAHLWLAECKGDGWKKNLDFLASKGYTTYYPGHGPKATDAVLAEDKAYIDGALPILMSAATAAEAKMQLKTKFPDYTGDVLLNGSTDNYFMTCKMP, encoded by the coding sequence ATGAATACGAAGACGATGCTTGCGCTCCTTTTTGGCGTTGCCCTCTCGGCCGTCGCTTGCGGCGACGATACCAATAACAACAACGATCCGACCGGAAACGCGACGAGCAATACGGGCGGCAACGGCGGCAACGGCGGCGCGGGCGGCGCGGGCGGCGCGGGCGGCGCCTCCGCGCTCGAGGTCCAGACCTACGTCTCCGAGGAGGGCGCCTCCGTCGACTCGCACCTCATCGTCGGCGCGACGGAGGCCATCCTCGTCGACGGGCAGTTCTTCACCGCCGGGGCGCTGAAGGCCGTCGACATGATCAAGGCCTCGGGCAAGACGCTCACCACCGTCTTCCTCACCCACGCACACCCCGACCATTACGTGGGCATGGAGGTCATCAGGTCGGCCTTCCCGAACGCGAAATTCGTGACCTCGGCGGCGGTGTTGACGGATTACCAGGCGAAGTCGCAGCCCACATTCGAGTTCCTGAAGGGCATGCTCGGCAACGCCATCCCCGACAAGCTCGTCACCTTCGAGGCCGCGGCTGGCGCTTTGCTCACCGTCGACGGGCACCCGATCAACATCATCGACGTTCCGGACGCCGGCGAGAGCGAGAAGGCCGCGATCCTCGAGATCGCCGACATGAAGGCCGCCTTCGCCGGCGACCTCGTCTACAACAAGGCGCACCTCTGGCTCGCCGAGTGCAAGGGCGACGGCTGGAAGAAGAACCTCGATTTCCTCGCGAGCAAGGGCTACACGACGTACTACCCGGGCCACGGCCCCAAGGCCACCGATGCGGTGCTCGCCGAGGATAAGGCGTACATCGATGGGGCGCTGCCCATCCTCATGAGCGCGGCGACGGCCGCGGAGGCCAAGATGCAGCTCAAGACCAAGTTCCCGGATTACACGGGCGACGTGCTCCTCAACGGCTCCACCGACAACTACTTCATGACCTGCAAGATGCCCTGA
- a CDS encoding PE-PGRS family protein encodes MRARVLFGTTLTLIFGIAGVSLGGCAESDSVGGSGLVTGSGSGTGGDGGRGGEGPGGTGGGATASSGTGGSGGGGQGGAAGAGGQGGSGGGGQGGAAGAGGQGGTGGGMVDPCQMGCAAGQWDVDGNPLTGMCGCEYACNKVSDADPIDDKFTDENCDGTDGLAEQCIYVSNSVGDDANAGTRQSPVKTIGNAIAVAKTKGVPSVCLSGEIYNEAVQVASGISIYGGFDHLDADFAFRRTPNVTTTVKATGTVFYAAQIDQDTHIEGITIEASQQIFAGESTYGVRLGGGVGQLFVRWNKITVGNGNNGTDGVDAVPHAQNAAPNGSGGTAGAAENNSSGIGGAAPVCDAPGGKGGDGGANKNNGQPGAQGSGGTAGGAGAGWNGCTPAIGGAGVPGGPGQDGTSGTNGANGQGGNAIGSVMSHFYAPANGTAGKAGLIGKAGGGGGGGGGGSGDGFCFGEWDKGGGGGSGGCGGKGGNLGAGAQGGGGSFGVFAASGKVIVTGNEIATGNGGNGGVGGNGAIGQSGGVGGNGGAHSDDSGPGGPGGKGGAGGAGGPGGGGGGGPSACLARASTVTFTFTGNSCTTGVPGFGGNGGTNPVGGVGGKGNNGTPGANLQIN; translated from the coding sequence ATGCGCGCGCGGGTTCTTTTTGGCACGACACTCACCTTGATCTTCGGCATCGCTGGCGTCTCCCTCGGGGGTTGCGCGGAGAGCGACTCTGTCGGTGGTAGCGGCCTCGTGACGGGCTCCGGCTCGGGCACGGGCGGCGACGGCGGGAGGGGCGGCGAGGGGCCCGGCGGAACGGGCGGCGGCGCGACGGCGTCGAGCGGAACGGGCGGCTCGGGCGGCGGCGGGCAGGGCGGCGCGGCGGGCGCCGGCGGACAGGGCGGCTCGGGCGGCGGCGGGCAAGGCGGCGCGGCGGGCGCCGGCGGGCAAGGCGGCACGGGCGGCGGCATGGTGGACCCGTGCCAGATGGGCTGCGCCGCGGGTCAATGGGACGTCGACGGCAACCCGCTGACGGGCATGTGCGGCTGCGAATACGCCTGCAACAAGGTGTCGGACGCCGACCCGATCGACGACAAGTTCACGGACGAGAACTGCGACGGCACCGACGGCCTGGCCGAGCAATGCATTTACGTGTCGAACAGCGTCGGCGACGACGCGAACGCCGGGACGCGGCAGAGCCCGGTGAAGACGATCGGAAACGCGATCGCGGTGGCGAAGACGAAGGGCGTGCCCTCGGTCTGCCTGTCGGGTGAGATCTACAACGAGGCCGTGCAGGTCGCCTCGGGGATCAGCATTTACGGCGGGTTCGACCACCTCGACGCCGATTTCGCGTTCCGCAGGACGCCGAACGTGACGACGACGGTGAAGGCGACCGGGACCGTCTTCTACGCGGCGCAGATCGATCAGGATACCCATATCGAGGGGATCACGATCGAGGCGTCGCAGCAGATCTTTGCCGGGGAGAGCACCTACGGGGTGCGGCTCGGCGGGGGCGTCGGGCAGCTCTTCGTGCGCTGGAACAAGATCACGGTCGGAAACGGCAACAATGGCACGGATGGGGTGGATGCGGTGCCCCACGCGCAGAATGCGGCTCCGAACGGCAGCGGCGGGACCGCGGGCGCCGCGGAGAACAACAGCTCGGGCATCGGCGGCGCGGCGCCGGTGTGCGATGCGCCGGGAGGCAAGGGCGGCGACGGCGGCGCGAACAAGAATAATGGCCAGCCGGGCGCCCAGGGCTCGGGCGGCACGGCGGGCGGCGCGGGGGCTGGCTGGAATGGCTGCACCCCGGCGATCGGCGGGGCCGGCGTCCCGGGTGGGCCGGGTCAAGACGGCACCAGCGGGACCAATGGCGCCAACGGGCAGGGCGGCAATGCGATCGGCAGCGTGATGAGCCACTTCTACGCGCCGGCGAACGGAACGGCCGGGAAAGCGGGCTTGATCGGCAAGGCCGGCGGCGGCGGCGGCGGCGGCGGCGGCGGCAGCGGCGACGGCTTCTGCTTCGGCGAGTGGGACAAGGGCGGCGGCGGCGGAAGCGGCGGCTGCGGCGGCAAGGGCGGCAATCTCGGCGCCGGCGCGCAGGGCGGCGGCGGCAGCTTCGGCGTGTTCGCCGCCTCCGGCAAGGTCATCGTGACCGGGAACGAGATCGCGACCGGCAATGGTGGAAACGGCGGCGTGGGCGGCAATGGCGCCATCGGGCAGAGCGGCGGCGTCGGGGGCAATGGCGGCGCGCACAGCGACGACAGCGGCCCTGGCGGTCCTGGCGGCAAGGGCGGCGCGGGCGGCGCGGGCGGCCCTGGCGGCGGCGGTGGCGGCGGCCCGAGCGCGTGCCTGGCCCGAGCTTCCACCGTGACGTTCACCTTCACGGGGAACAGCTGCACGACGGGCGTGCCTGGCTTCGGCGGCAATGGCGGGACCAACCCCGTGGGCGGCGTCGGCGGCAAGGGCAACAACGGCACGCCGGGCGCGAATTTGCAGATCAACTGA
- a CDS encoding vWA domain-containing protein — MNRNRIAFLVFSALGLASAAIVACSPDSSLGGSSGNPGGTGSGTGSGGAGGDVGFLDGGPGGGIPDPDAACGLVTEQGKATPLSLYIAFDKSNSMFGTKWDSGEAGLGAFVSDPASAGTTVALNFFPLPEESTCDQFKYKAPKVPFGELPANANPIIQAIAAQNPDGVKTPIYPALGGAILACSDQLKQNPGTACAVLLVTDGDPVGPAPMCSGVNPEDPKVIANLAKTGLDLYGVRTFVIGLQGVNQSTANLIAAAGGTDSAILVGSVNVQQEFQNALFKARGKALPCDYEIPTKVAGGEVDPGYVNVLYTPSAGGTPKTILQDTDCTNGVGWYYDNPASPTKMIFCPSTCQTVRNDLGAKVQILLGCETEVAK, encoded by the coding sequence ATGAACCGAAATCGCATCGCTTTCCTCGTCTTTTCGGCGCTCGGGCTCGCTTCGGCGGCGATCGTCGCGTGCTCGCCCGACAGCAGCCTCGGCGGCTCCTCGGGGAACCCCGGCGGCACGGGATCCGGCACGGGCAGCGGCGGCGCGGGGGGCGACGTCGGCTTCCTCGACGGCGGCCCCGGCGGCGGCATCCCCGACCCGGATGCCGCCTGCGGCCTGGTCACGGAACAGGGCAAGGCGACGCCCTTGAGCCTCTACATCGCCTTCGACAAATCGAACTCCATGTTCGGCACGAAGTGGGATAGCGGGGAAGCCGGGCTCGGCGCGTTCGTCAGCGACCCGGCCTCCGCAGGCACCACGGTTGCCCTGAATTTCTTCCCGCTCCCGGAAGAATCGACCTGCGATCAGTTCAAATACAAAGCTCCCAAGGTTCCCTTCGGCGAGCTGCCCGCGAACGCGAACCCGATCATTCAAGCCATCGCGGCCCAGAACCCCGACGGGGTGAAGACTCCCATTTATCCCGCCCTTGGAGGAGCGATCCTCGCCTGCAGCGATCAGCTCAAGCAAAACCCGGGCACCGCGTGCGCCGTCTTGCTGGTCACGGACGGCGACCCCGTCGGCCCCGCGCCCATGTGCAGCGGCGTCAACCCCGAGGACCCGAAGGTCATCGCCAACCTCGCGAAGACGGGCCTCGATCTTTACGGCGTCCGCACCTTCGTGATCGGATTGCAGGGCGTCAACCAGTCGACCGCGAACCTCATCGCCGCGGCCGGCGGGACCGATTCGGCCATCCTCGTGGGCAGCGTCAACGTGCAGCAAGAATTCCAGAATGCCCTGTTCAAGGCCCGCGGAAAGGCGCTGCCCTGCGATTACGAGATCCCGACGAAGGTCGCCGGCGGCGAGGTCGACCCGGGCTACGTCAACGTGCTCTACACGCCGAGCGCGGGGGGCACGCCGAAGACGATCCTCCAGGATACCGATTGCACGAACGGCGTCGGCTGGTATTACGACAACCCCGCGAGCCCCACGAAGATGATCTTCTGCCCCTCCACCTGCCAGACCGTGCGCAACGACCTCGGCGCCAAGGTGCAGATTCTGCTCGGCTGCGAGACCGAAGTCGCCAAGTGA